The Mytilus galloprovincialis chromosome 7, xbMytGall1.hap1.1, whole genome shotgun sequence genome has a window encoding:
- the LOC143084341 gene encoding 4-galactosyl-N-acetylglucosaminide 3-alpha-L-fucosyltransferase FUT6-like — protein MGLNRKLLRKEDHFLKGPFQIWYPICIFSIVWIVYTIADISLPRSDNFQQIIPKKENKSNYLLLWYAPPFWAPNMKPQRGLKNCVFKNCDISLDRSLINKSDVLLFHHADLNISPPRRTENQMWIFFSMESPQHINERYKQNNWNTAFNWTWTYRQDSDIFTPYAKLSKRLTLKDKNYTVIFEQKSKDVAWVVSNCNTYSKRMRYVIMMKKYINVDIYGRCGKPCSSSGDNCITTLSSDYKFYLSFENSLCDDYITEKAFRLYKGDVDIVPVIRGCLNVKDILPKDTFITTLDFSSPKTLALYLKDIALNETKYSNYIKAKDGYVTTSYKNYIQDGTCLLCEKINNNRNGTVNLSQWILKKQCISPLNV, from the exons ATGGGTTTGAATAGGAAACTTCTGAGAAAAGAAG ATCACTTTTTGAAGGGTCCGTTTCAAATATGGTATCCTATTTGTATCTTTTCCATAGTCTGGATTGTATATACCATAGCTGATATTTCTCTACCCAGAAGTGAcaattttcaacaaataattccaaagaaggaaaataaaagcaattatttatTACTGTGGTATGCGCCACCATTTTGGGCTCCAAATATGAAACCTCAAAGAGGATTGAAAAATTGCGTATTCAAAAATTGTGACATATCATTGGACAGgagtttaatcaataaaagcGATGTTTTGTTATTTCATCACGCTGATCTCAATATAAGTCCACCAAGAAGAACTGAGAATCAAATGTGGATATTCTTTTCAATGGAATCGccacaacatataaatgaacgatacaaacaaaacaattggAATACTGCATTCAACTGGACATGGACCTATCGACAAGATTCGGACATATTTACACCTTATGCAAAATTGTCTAAAAGATTAACGCTAAAAGACAAGAATTACACTGTGATATTTGAACAGAAATCAAAGGATGTTGCTTGGGTGGTTAGTAATTGTAATACATATTCAAAACGGATGAGATATGTGATAATGATGAAGAAGTATATCAATGTAGACATATATGGAAGGTGTGGAAAACCGTGCAGTTCATCGGGTGACAACTGCATTACAACATTAAGTAGTGACTATAAATTCTATCTCTCATTCGAAAATTCATTATGTGATGATTATATAACAGAAAAGGCATTCCGATTGTATAAGGGTGATGTTGATATTGTCCCTGTAATAAGGGGTTGCCTTAATGTAAAGGACATCTTACCAAAGGACACGTTTATAACGACTTTAGATTTTAGTTCTCCGAAAACATTGGCTCTTTATCTTAAGGACATAGCACTCAATGAAACTAAgtattcaaattatataaaagCAAAAGACGGGTATGTAACTACTTCCTACAAAAATTACATACAGGATGGAACATGTTTATTGtgtgaaaaaataaataacaaccgAAATGGTACAGTCAATTTATCACAATGGATATTGAAAAAGCAATGCATTAGTCCTTTAAATGTATAA